The following are encoded in a window of uncultured Sphaerochaeta sp. genomic DNA:
- a CDS encoding MurR/RpiR family transcriptional regulator: protein MSGCLYVIKQVLPNLAPSERKVAQFLLANPMQVVSMGIQEVASSSTSSAAACVRLANRLGYKGFTDLRMALAKEVFSSERPSEQTTTEKITEQTTTGELVHMVVSSTCESLSGIEEVVDAGALEASVEAILGASHVLIAGIGASGIVAYDFQQKLARLGLHAVYTADSDMQIVEACALRGEGVLIAISYSGESSSVLKVAREAKKNGALVIAITRIGGNSLSRQADYTLNVVNSESLFREGATLSRFAQLLVVDLIYTMILARRHTTVSALLKRSWEAVAHVSG from the coding sequence ATGAGTGGATGTTTATATGTGATCAAGCAGGTGTTGCCTAATCTGGCACCGAGTGAACGGAAGGTTGCCCAGTTTCTTTTGGCAAATCCGATGCAGGTTGTATCCATGGGAATCCAGGAGGTTGCCAGCAGTAGCACAAGCAGTGCAGCTGCCTGTGTACGCCTGGCAAACCGTCTCGGCTACAAGGGGTTTACTGATCTTCGCATGGCCTTGGCCAAGGAAGTCTTCTCCTCGGAGCGGCCAAGTGAGCAGACAACCACCGAGAAGATTACCGAGCAGACTACCACAGGGGAGCTGGTCCACATGGTGGTCTCCTCCACCTGCGAAAGTCTCTCTGGTATTGAGGAAGTGGTGGATGCCGGAGCCTTGGAAGCCTCCGTTGAGGCAATCCTAGGAGCAAGCCATGTGCTTATTGCAGGTATCGGGGCATCAGGTATTGTAGCCTATGACTTCCAGCAGAAGCTTGCCCGCCTAGGTCTCCATGCAGTCTACACTGCTGACAGTGATATGCAGATCGTGGAGGCCTGTGCCCTGAGGGGAGAAGGGGTCTTGATCGCCATATCCTACTCAGGTGAGTCGAGCAGTGTACTCAAGGTAGCCAGGGAGGCGAAGAAGAATGGGGCACTCGTTATTGCTATTACCCGCATCGGGGGGAACTCACTCTCCCGTCAGGCAGACTACACGCTCAATGTCGTGAACAGTGAGTCGCTCTTTAGGGAAGGGGCTACACTCTCCCGATTCGCCCAACTTCTGGTGGTGGACCTGATCTACACCATGATCCTTGCCAGACGCCACACAACTGTCAGTGCCTTGCTTAAACGGAGCTGGGAGGCAGTTGCCCATGTGTCGGGGTGA
- a CDS encoding extracellular solute-binding protein: MKKHALLVLCIVLVTTGMLFGAGTKEAAAAETEKTVLEFWTWRPEDVDFYEGQIARFEAANPDIDVVQTAHKNTEYNTILAASLSGGAGPDVFQGRAYGGLATFADSGFLEPLEQWMPELKNYSETALLGATSPTDGKIYGSPAVSQTVFMYYNKDIYEELGLSIPKTWAQLINNFEAAKKAGYIPLGNGAKDGWCLETMLGGMGPGWYGGTDFYNAVIKGEKDFQDPAFIRMVEEMKALSKYLPDMYMGIGYEDMRSNFFNEMSPHLIAGSYEAAYFNTQNPDLDWGVFAVPGQRESDPAYVSVYADMNFAMNANSKDKEAAVKFLKFLSSKEFGGAMVSELKMVSSVPGVDATSEPFIARVLELQEHATPYLFLVGFRYQQPTGSSLWQAAAQGVMAGTLTPREAAKQIQDGIASYYEPFQK, translated from the coding sequence ATGAAAAAACACGCACTGTTGGTACTCTGCATTGTCTTGGTCACCACCGGCATGCTCTTCGGCGCAGGAACCAAAGAAGCCGCAGCCGCAGAAACAGAGAAAACCGTACTGGAATTCTGGACATGGAGACCAGAGGATGTAGACTTCTATGAAGGCCAGATCGCCCGTTTTGAAGCAGCAAACCCTGATATCGATGTTGTCCAGACAGCCCACAAGAACACTGAATACAACACCATCCTGGCAGCCTCCCTCTCTGGAGGAGCTGGACCTGATGTATTCCAGGGAAGAGCCTATGGTGGCTTGGCGACCTTTGCAGACAGTGGATTCCTCGAACCCCTCGAGCAGTGGATGCCAGAGCTGAAGAACTATTCAGAGACAGCCCTCCTGGGCGCTACCAGCCCCACCGATGGCAAGATCTACGGAAGTCCTGCTGTCAGCCAGACCGTCTTCATGTACTACAACAAGGACATCTACGAAGAACTCGGTCTCTCTATTCCCAAGACCTGGGCACAGTTGATCAACAACTTCGAGGCAGCAAAGAAAGCCGGCTATATCCCCTTGGGCAATGGAGCCAAGGACGGATGGTGTCTGGAAACCATGCTTGGTGGTATGGGCCCCGGCTGGTATGGTGGAACCGACTTCTACAATGCTGTGATTAAGGGAGAGAAGGATTTTCAGGACCCCGCATTCATCCGCATGGTGGAAGAGATGAAAGCACTCTCCAAATACCTCCCAGACATGTATATGGGAATTGGCTATGAGGACATGAGATCGAACTTCTTCAACGAGATGTCCCCCCACTTGATCGCAGGTTCCTATGAAGCAGCCTACTTCAATACACAGAATCCTGACCTGGATTGGGGCGTCTTTGCAGTTCCTGGCCAGAGAGAGAGCGATCCTGCTTACGTTTCAGTCTATGCTGACATGAACTTTGCGATGAATGCCAATTCCAAGGACAAGGAAGCAGCAGTCAAGTTCCTGAAGTTCCTCTCCTCCAAGGAGTTTGGTGGAGCCATGGTAAGTGAACTGAAGATGGTCAGCTCCGTTCCTGGAGTGGATGCAACCTCTGAGCCCTTCATCGCCCGTGTCCTGGAGTTGCAGGAACATGCAACCCCGTACTTGTTCCTCGTCGGATTCCGCTATCAGCAGCCAACCGGCAGCTCCCTCTGGCAGGCAGCAGCCCAAGGCGTAATGGCAGGAACACTTACTCCTCGTGAAGCTGCAAAGCAGATTCAGGATGGAATTGCCTCCTACTACGAGCCATTCCAGAAATAA